The Zonotrichia leucophrys gambelii isolate GWCS_2022_RI chromosome 22, RI_Zleu_2.0, whole genome shotgun sequence genome includes the window TTTGGGAGGTCAATCCGGCCAGCTcggggtgaccccaaacccctccagcgCCATTCCTAGCCCTAGGAACCCACCCAAAGCCCatcctcaccctcctcctcctcttcctccccgcAGAGCCGCTCGCCCCGGCCGCAGAGGGGCTCCCCGGGGGTCCCCTCGCTGCTGCTTCCCCCCGGCTGCCGCTCCGCAtggcccccccagcccctccccgccgccccccgcccccccatCGCTCCcccccttctctccctctctctccgcagagaagaagcagcagctgcagccgcCCAAGTCTCGCCCGCCCGGCCTCAAGTTCCGCATGCAGAAGCGGCCGCGGGGCCCCTCGTGAGCCGCTCCGTCCTCTCCGTCTTTCTCAGGAACGCCGCGGCCCCGGAGCCGTGCGGGAGCACGGTGGgaccgagccgagccgagccgagccgtgcTGCCGGCCCCGGCAGCCTTTTGCTTGACAGAACTGGTTGTTgaccttatttttatttttttttaacttttttttaacttttttttttttttttttttttggttctaaGCACCCCACCCCCTTGGTTTTGTCATTGACCAGCTGAccttgtttgttttatttccccccccaccctctccccTCAATTTTTACCGTGTCTGTGACATTTCCTATCGATGAGTAAAGAGGGACTCCAGCGTCCTGGTCTTTCTTGTGCATCTTTGGTTGTCACTGTGTgtttttctgcctctctccccGTCCGTGCTGGCAGCAGGTAATGGTGGCACCCATGGGTGAGCCCACGGGAGAGGAGGAGCCCTCGGTGCCCgcaggggctgggatgctggAGCTGCTTCGCTGCTGCCCGGGGGCGCTTGCTTGGCTggagggcagcggggctggggggcctggggggatGGAATTGCACCGTTCCAGGCTTTCCCAGCCCGCTCAGGGATCACTCTGCTCTCTCCCAGACAAGGATGAGTGCTCCAAGAACAACGGGGGCTGCCAGCACGAGTGCCTCAACTCCTTCGGCAGCTACGAGTGCCAGTGCCGCAGCGGCTTCGTGCTGCACGACAACAAGCACGACTGCAAGGAAGGTGGGTCCAGCCCGCCCCCAATTCCCTTGGGAACCCCCCAACCACCCCTCTGTGAccctcctggctgtccccacagctggctgtgaccaCAAGGTGACATCTGTCTCGGGGACCATCACCAGCCCCAACTGGCCCGATAAATACCCCAGTAAGAAGGAGTGCACCTGGGCCATCAGCACCACGCCGGGGCACCGCATCAAGCTGgtaggggtttgggggtggggggcactggggtcACCTCTGCCGAGCCCCAACCTCACCCAGACCCTCCACAGAGCTTCTCAGAGCTGGATGtggaggcacagcaggaatgcACCTACGACCACCTGGAGATCTTCGATGGGAAGGACGCCAAGGCGCCGGCGCTCGGCCGCTTCTGCGGGGCCAAGGAGCCCGAGCCCATCGTCTCCTCGGGCAACAAGATGTTCCTCAAGTTTGTGTCTGATAACTCCATCCAGAAGAAGGGATTCGAGGCCACGCACAGCACAGGTACCTGGGTGGGGCTGGGAAGTGGGGTtatgggcacagagcccccaaACCCTAACCCCCATCTCCTCCCGCAGTGTGCGGTGGCCAGGTGCGCGCCGAGGTGAAGACCAAGGATTTGTATTCCCACGCACAATTTGGGGACAACAACTACCCGGGGGGCTCGGACTGCGAGTGGGTGATCATGGCCGAGGAGGGCTTTGGGGTGGAGCTCATCTTCCAGACCTTTGAGATCGAGGAGGAGGCCGACTGTGGATACGACTACATGGAGCTCTTCGACGGCTACGACGGGACGGCCCCGCGCCTCGGCCGCTTCTGCGGCTCCGGGGTGAGcctgggatgtgggatggggGGTGAGGAGTGAGGGTTCAAGGTAAGGGAtgaggcagagccagagcagtgTGGAAAAATCTCCATGGGAATTTAGTGTGGTGTGATAAATCCCACCCTCCATAGTGCAAATATTCCCAGCCACAATGGGTGCTCACCTCAGGAGTGCTCGTGGATCAGCAGTGTGGAGAAATCCCCATGGGAATTTGGTGTATTGTGATGATTCCCACTCTCCACAGTGCAAATATTCCCAGCTACAATGGGTGCTCACCCCAAGAGTGCTCATGGATCAGCTGTGTGGAGAAATCCCCATGGGAATTTGGTGTATTGTGATGATTCCCACTCTCCACAGTGCAAATTTCCACTCTGCACAGTGCAAATCCCCATGGGAATTGGTGTGGTGTGATAAATCCCACCCTCCAGAGTGCAAATATTCCCAGCCACAATGGGTGCTCATCCTGGGGGTGCTCGTGGATCAGCAGTGTGGAGAAATCCCCATGGGAATTGGTGTGATGATTCCCACTCTCCACAGTGCAAATTTCCACTCTGCACAGTGCAAATCCCCATGGGAATTTGGTGTGGTGTGATCAATCCCACCGTCCAGAGTGCAAATATTCCCAGCCACAATGGGTGCTCACCCCAAGAGTGCTCATGGATCAGCTGTGTGGAGAAATCCCCATGGGAATTTGGTCTGGTGTGAtgattcccacatttcccagtGCAAATATTCCCAGCCTCAATGGGTGCTCACCTTGGGGATGCTCGTGGATCAGCAGTGAGGAGAAATCCCCATGGGAATTTGGTGTGGTGTGATAAATCCCACCCTCCACAGTGCAAATATTCCCAGCCACAATGGGTGCTCACCCCAAGAGTGCTCATGGATCAGCAGTGTGGAGAAATCCCCATGGGAATTTGGTGTATTGTGATGATTCCCACTCTCCACAGTGCAAATTTCCACTCTGCACAGTGCAAATCCCCATGGGAATTGGTGTGATGAATCCCACCCTCCAGAGTGCAAATATTCCCAGCCACAATGGGTGCTCACCCCAGGAGTGCTCGTGGATCAGCAGTGTGGAGAAATCCCCATGGGAATTCGGTGTATTGTGATGATTCCCACCCTCTCCAGTGCAAATATTCCCACCTGCCATAGATGCTCCCCCCGGGGGCGTTCATGGATCTGAgcaccccctccctcccccccgcagccccccgagGAGATTTACTCGGCCGGAGACTCGGTGATGATCCGCTTCCACTCGGACGACACCATCAACAAGAAGGGTTTCCACCTTCGCTACACCAGCACCAAGTTCCAGGACACGCTGCACACGAGGAAATGAGGGCCGGgggtcccggccccgccgcgggcaggggaggaggaggaggaagaggaggaggaagagggcaGGGAGGACGGCGGGGAGCGCTGCCCCGCACAGACTGCACGGAGGAGGAGCACACAGCCAACCTCAGCACTCAAGACACGCTCGCACGGGGCCCCGGGGCTCGGGCGCCCACGGCacggggggcacagggggggtCCCCGCCGGCAGCCGCCCAccccggggctggggaggggccgAGCAGGACCCgctgccctcccctgccccggCCAAAGCTCTGAATGTACAAACCAGTAACCGGGAAGAGCCCAACACACACAAGGTGCTGTCTCTCTCTCTTGTACCCATGAAATAAATACCCTTGTACTTGGAGCGGGGGCAGCCGCGGCCTCTTTGCTTCCAGCCCGGCAGAACAGCACCCgaaatggggctgggctgagggggaAAGCAGCCAGACCCTGCACGGACCCCAATCCTAAAAGAGAAGCCCCATCATTGGggttctgatggagcagagccaggaactCCAACCAAGGTCCTGAGGAGGGCGGTGGGCTCGGAGCCCCCAGGACTCTGCAGGTGGGTTCTGTCCCCCCACCCCTTTATTTTGAGATGTCTCTGAGGCAGCAGCCGctgtggggtgggtgggtggcagGGTGGGTGGGTGCCACGTGCTGTGCCCACCGCGTGCTCCAGCGCGTGCCCATGGTGGCAGGTGGCAGATGGAGGGTGGGCTGTGCCACGGCCCCCGCGCCCACCGCGTGCCTCgacccctcctgcagcccctgctcgctgctgctgctgctgctgctgccacggggaggctgctgctccctccgtgtgccagccctggcatgCTCCGTGGGCACAACCGGGATGGGCACCGGGGCTTTCAGTCTCTGTGCGGTGAAGAGCTCGGGGGATTTTTCAGTGGCAGGATGAGGAGCAACGGCCATAAACACAAACAGGAGTTCCACCTCAACGTGAGGAAGAGCTGCTTTCCACggagggtggcagagccctgggacagccccaggcGAGGGTGGcgcctccctccctctctggccGCATTCCAAACGTgctcctgtgtcacctgagccaggtgaccctgcccgGGCAGGTGCGATGGACCTGGTGATCTCCAGGAAGGCCCTTCCGACCTGAACTTGTCTCAGAGCTGCCGAGGGGCCACcttgtcccctcccagtcccagaTCCCCGGATCGGTGTGGGGATTGTGGGGGGGATCTGAGCCACTCCTTGGGGTCCCGTGGGGGACAGACGCGCGTGACACGGCCGGTGGCGACCGCACAGAGTTTATTGAAacacctccagcacagcacagggatgctcGGGGAGGGGGAGCCGTTGTTGTAGAGCGTGcaggggggacacagagacggGGGGCGGGCACCCCGGGGGGGCCGCACGCAAGCGCCATGCTGCCGACGGCTCATGCGGGGGGCGGCGGGTTTGGGGGGGCacggggagggaggggggcTGCAGATCCGTTCTCCCCTTCCCCGGCTCCTCCGGCTGCctccggggccgcggggccggggacgcgcagagcagagagggacgGGACGCGGGGGCTCGCCCGGGGGTCCCCCACGGCACCGCGGTGTCCGAGCACCCCCCGTCCCCGGGAGCAGTTCAAAACCGGGGGGTGCTTCCAATATCTCCCTGAACCCCCTGGAATAGCCGGGGAGCCCCAGTCccggcgggcagggccggggctccctgggagctgcgCGAACCTGGGGCGGGGGGATGCGGGGGACGccggagggaggggaaggggggtcCCGGAGCGGGGCAGAGCGCGGGGCTCACGCCAGCGAGGACGCTGCTGCTCGGCCAGTCCAGGAGATGAAGGCTTCCTCCCTCGGGGCGCACAGCGGCGCGGGCTCTGCCTCCTCGCCGAAGCAGCGTCCCGGCTCCCCCGAGCCCACCCGTGTCCTCCACCCACCGGCGTCCGTGGGAGAAGCCCCCGCGGGCAGCGCCCGTCGCCCTGGCCGGCCCTGCCCGCCTGGGCCGCCTAACGGCCCACGCTGATGTTGCACGTCTTGCAGCTGGGGTCCTTTTTGGCGTTGGCGGTGGAGAGGCTCATGAGCTGGTGGCCGCTGATCTCCCCCAGCACGCCGAGGCTCAGGTCCACCGGCTCCGTGTAAATGACCTCCAGGATGCTGTCCTGGGCGTGGCGGTACACCAGCTCGCCCTCCTCCACGCAGCACGTCAGGAACTTGTTGGAGGAAATGTCCAGCTGGGGAAGGCGCTCCCGGCAGAAGAGATCCCCCGAGGAGCCCTTGGGCGCCAGGACCAGCACGACGTAGTGGTAGGCGGTGTACATGCAGTAGAAGTCCGCGAAGTAGAGGTTGGTGTTGGGGTTGAAGAGGCGCTGCGCCGGGATTTGGAAGCGGTACCGGCCGTAGGGCGAGTCCTGCGGGGGCTGCCCGGTGTTGAACTCGGTGTTGCAGCTGAAGAAGATGCCGTGCAGCATCCCGCTGGTGGGCGAGCCGTGGCTCCCGCTGTTGTCCTTCAGCGACGGCTTCATCACGTTCCCGCAGTGCATCCTGCCacgaggacgaggaggaggaggaggaggaggagggacacacagacaggcacaggcagggtcAGGGAATGCGCTCTGCGGGCGGGGAGCGTGGGCAATGGGGCTGGGGGTACCTGACGTGCTGGAAATACTCCTTGTGCTGGTTGCGGTAGAAGACGGAGAAGCGCAGCATGCGGCCGGCGATCAGCTCCGctttctcctgcagctgggctaGGTGCTCCTTGGCGTAGTCTGGGGACAGGCACGGGGACATCAGGGCGTCTCcatccccctgcagcagcccatccctgcccgcAGCTCCCCgcacctcctgcctcccacTCATCAGCTGCCGCTCCAACCGGCCCGGCTTGTGCCAGCTCCCGGCATCGCCCCCGTCCTCCTCCgggctcccagctcccagcgtTTCCCCCATCCTCTCTCCCGGCTCGTGGCTACCGACATTATCCCCGATCTCCCTCGTGGCTCCCAGCACTGACCCCTCtttgctcccagctcctgggatcGCCCCTGTTCTCCTTCCCAACTCCTGGGATCGCTCCTGTCCTCCCTCCTTGCTCCCAGCACTgactccctttccctccctgctcttgGGTTCGCCCctgttttccctccctgctccaggcatcGTCCCCGTCTTCCCTCTCAGCTCCAGGCATTgccctctttccccttttccctcccagttcctgGGGTCGCCCCtattctccctccctgctcctgggatcGTTCCcgttctccctccctgctcccagcactgacccctgttctccctcccagctcctgggtctcccctgttttccctccctgctcccagctccaggcaccATCTCCATCCTCTCTCTCAGCTCCAGGCATTGCCCTCTTCCCCCTTTccatctcccagctccaggcatCAACCCCATCCTCCCTCCTGGCTCCCAATCCTGGATTTTGtcccttcctcctcatcctcccggCTCCCAGCACCGcttccatcctcctcccagctccaggtATCAACcccatcctccttccccagcGTCCCCATTCCCGGCCCAGCTCCCGATCCCAGGAGCATCAATCCCGTCCTCCCTCCCGGCTCCCAGCATCGCCCCCGTCCTCCCCCAGCTCCGGGCTGCTGGCATCGCCCCCATCCTCCCTCCGGCCTCCCGGGGACGCCCCCACGGTCCCCGCTCACCCCCGGTGCAGAACTCCACGGTCTCGCTCCAGCCGGACACCAGGTACTCGCCGTCGCTCTGCTTGACCGCCGTCTGCACGGCCACGCTGTACTCGGTGCGGGGGCTCAGGAACCAGTGGCCCCGCACCGTCATGGGCAGCGGCACCGCCTTGGCCACCAGCTTGGTGGGGACATCCTGCGCCGAGCGGCGAGGGTCAGGCGGGACAGCATCCCCCCGCACCCCCCGGGTACCGCGCACCCCGAAATATCCACggagacccccccaaaatatccacgggcagctccccctgctctgtgcccacagcgCTGCCCCAATCGTGTCCCCAAACGTGTCCCCGCTGCCGTGGGGACACAGAGTCCCCGAGGTGGTTTCGGGGTCCCCCCGCTGCCGGTGGCATCTCGCGGTGTCAAGAGGCCACGGAGCAGCTCCG containing:
- the PHYHIP gene encoding phytanoyl-CoA hydroxylase-interacting protein, translated to MELLSTPKNIEINNITCDSFRISWAMEKGDLERVTHYFIDLNKKENKNSNKFKHRDVPTKLVAKAVPLPMTVRGHWFLSPRTEYSVAVQTAVKQSDGEYLVSGWSETVEFCTGDYAKEHLAQLQEKAELIAGRMLRFSVFYRNQHKEYFQHVRMHCGNVMKPSLKDNSGSHGSPTSGMLHGIFFSCNTEFNTGQPPQDSPYGRYRFQIPAQRLFNPNTNLYFADFYCMYTAYHYVVLVLAPKGSSGDLFCRERLPQLDISSNKFLTCCVEEGELVYRHAQDSILEVIYTEPVDLSLGVLGEISGHQLMSLSTANAKKDPSCKTCNISVGR